GATGAGTCGCTCGGTATTTTTATTGGCTGATTTTCCTTGTAGGTAAATTTTAGTTTTTTGTTGCGGTAGGCTGGTTCCATCATCTTGATTTTAGATTTTAGATTTTAGATTTTAGATTGGGGAAGGATTAAGGGTGAAGGGTGAAGGATGAAGGATGAAGGATAAAAATTAATTGTATTTATCTCCCCATTTCCCCATCCCCCCATCTCCCTATCCCCCATGTCCCCATTCCCGGTCTATCCATAGCCCAGACTGATTGTACCGGGCTGGAGAGAAATTTCTAAAGGTGGTTCTGACCCTTTGGGTAAGAGACGGACTCGCAAATCTCCGTTGGCTGATACACCGACTACGGTTGCCGGATTTCCTTCTATTTCTACTTTCTGTCCGATGTTGATCAGCAGGTTTTGGTAGGACGGCAAAAGATTATTGATGCCGTGTTGTTGCCAGTACTGGTATCCAGAGGCTAATCCCTGGAGAATAACAGCAGCTAACATTTCTAATGAAAGTAAGGGACTGGGGTTATTGAGAAGAAAGGTTTGCAGATTAATGCCGTTTTCTGGAACTGGGTTATTTAAGTTGATGCCGACACCCACGACGGCTTTGGTAATACACCCTTGTTTTACCCTGGTTTCTGTTAAAATTCCGCCCAATTTGCGCTCTGAAAGTACGATGTCATTGGGCCATTTCAACCAAACTGGGAGGTCGTACTCGCGCAGGATGGTGCCGATGCCCCATGCTCCGCAGATGGTTAGCTGGGGGGCGTGTTCGGCGGGTAGATGGGGCGCAAGCGCCAGTGATAAGTATAAACCACCGGGCGGGGAATGCCATTGGCGTCCCCATTGTCCGCGTCCGGTTTTTTGCTCGATCGCGATCGCAACTGTGCCGGAGGTTGCCCCTTGGTCTAGTAATTCCCACAGCTTTTGGTTGGTGGAGGGGAGGGTTTCAAACAGATGAAGAGAAAATGCTAGTTGTTTGTTCTCTCCATTGGAATTATTTGATTTTTGTTTGGCAGTGGCTTGGCATCGGAGTGATTCCAGGGCTGCGGCAAACAGTTGTCGATCGAATTCCACGGCGGGCTAAAAAATTCAGCACAATTGAGGGTTAGGTTACCATAGAACGGCAGTTGTTTTACTTTTTTAATCGTGATTTCCCCTCAGACGACAGAACTTGGGTTTGGCGAATCGAGCAATCACCTGTGGAAGTGGCAAAGTTGGGAAGGTTTGCCTTATTTTACTTGTAGCCTTTTGGAAGCTTGGCCTCACGGTTTTTTTTCTCAACAGTTTTCGCCTCGTTCTCCGGCTGAATTAGTTGGGGTGCTGCAAGGGGAGGCGGAAGTTTATCGAGTAAAACAGGTTCACGGCAATGCGGTTCTCTCTGCTGGAGAAATTGCTAGGGAGATGGCAAAGCCCGATATAGATAGCTTTCCAGAGGCGGATGGGATCGTTACCGAACAGGAAAAGCAGGCGGTTTGGGTTTGTACGGCTGATTGTACTCCGGTGTTAATCGGGGATGAGAAGACGGGACGGGTGGCGGCGATTCATGCGGGGTGGCGGGGTACGGCTCAGAAGATCGTGCCAGTTGCGATCGAGCGTTTGCTCTTGAGGGGTAGCCGATTAGAAGATTTGCGGGTTGCAATGGGGCCTGCGATCGCTGGGGCGGTTTACCAAGTTTCGCTTGATGTGGCGACTGAAGTTGGTGCAAGCATTTTACCACCAAAAGAGAAACAGGAAGAAATTTTATTAGCTTTGCAAGAATTACCGAATTCACCGATCTTGCCAGATCCGGAAGCGGGAAAAGTGCGGTTGGACGTGCGAAAAGTGAATGAGTTGCAGTTAGCACAGATGGGGATAAGTTCGGAACAAATTGCGATTTCTCCCCATTGTACTTATCAGCAATCAGAGTATTTCTTTTCTTATCGAAGAGATGGTTTGAAAAAGGTGCAGTGGTCGGGAATTGTCAGTCAGTGATTTTGTAGGGACAAGGGCATTTGCTATTTTTGGGAGAGGTAGAAATTACTCCCAACTCTCCCAACTAATGCCAATGTCTACCGCTTCGACTCGGTAGCAGTCAAAGAAGCAAAATTTGAGATTGATGGGGTGTTTCTGCCACTAGATACCGATAATGCGGGTATCATTTTGCGACAATTACGGTCTACAAGTTTACAAATTTAGGTCGGCGGGAGGTGGAAGCAATGCTAGGACTGCAATTAGAAGAAACTAGAGTATATCGGGAAGCTAAACAAGAAGGACGGCAAGAAGGACGACAAGAAGAAGTTGCCAATTTGGTTATTCGTCTTTTGTTGCGCCGCTTGGGAGAGTTATCTGATGATAAGAGAAAGCGCATTTCCAACTTACCGCTATCTGTGCTGGAAGATTTAAGTGAGGAGTTATTAGATTTCAATAGTCTGGATGATTTATCTGCTTGGTTAGAGGTAAATTAAAATGTTGGTGAAAGTTATAAATCTGAATTTTTTATTCTTGATGATTCGCTCGAAAGGAGATTACCTACGGCACGCTGCGCGATCGCATCTTTTTCATCTATAGGAATGAATATTACATTGGTACTGATAACCAGATTTTGTAAGCTATTTAGCATAGCAATTACGGAAGATCCGTAAATCGAGATTTCTACCCTTCTTCACTTTGAGGAGGGTTTTTTATTTCACAGGAGTATGAAATGGGTGTATAAATTTTTATACTTTATCGACAATTAAACTTACGGAATGCAACAATGCACAATAGAGCTAACAGCGATCGAGCGGCAGACTGGTGCGCGTCAATTCAGAATGATGAATTGTAGCGCCCAGACAAAAAAGTGCATCTCATTATACCGTTTTATGCTGATACTCCACAATAGTAGTTAACTTAGCTTGTGATTATGTTATCTATAGCCGGATACCAAACAGTCAGCCAAATCTACGAAAGCGGTAATTCTGTAGTTTATCGGGCTATTCGTTCTGCTGATGGACAAATTGCGATCGTCAAATTACTCAAATCAGATTATCCTAACCCAACTGAACTTACTCATTATAAACAGGAATACCAAATTATTCGCCGTCTCAACTTAGCCGGGGTAGTTAAAGCCTACAGTTTAGAAAGCTATCAGCATAGTTTAGCGCTTATCTTAGAAGACTTTGGCGGACAATCTTTAAAAATATTAAGCCAACAACAAAAATTTACTCTTAAAGAATTTCTGAACTTAGCTATTCAAATCACTGATATTTTAGGCAACATTCACGCTGCCAATATTATTCACAAAGATATTAATCCTGCTAATATTGTATTCAATCCTATCACGGGACAACTAAAAATTATCGACTTTGGAATTGCCACCCAACTCACGAAAGAAAACCCATCGCTCAAACATCCGAATATTCTGGAAGGAACATTAGCGTATATTTCTCCGGAACAAACAGGGAGAATGAATCGTAGCTTGGATTATCGCACGGATTTTTACTCTCTGGGAGTTACTTTTTATGAATTACTTACCAATACATTACCATTTCCAACTATAGATGCAATGGAATTAATCCATTGTCATATTGCTAAACAACCTATCTCACCTGTTCAAATTAATCCAGAAATACCCCTGTCAGTTTCTAAAATCATCATAAAACTGTTAGAAAAAAATCCAGAAGATAGATATCAAAGCGCTTGGGGCATCAAGGCTGATTTAGAAAAATGCTTAACTCAGTTAGAAGAATTTGGTAATATCTCAGAATTTATTTTAGCTAAACAGGATATCACTGACAAATTTCAAATTCCTCAAAAGCTTTATGGCAGAGAAAAAGAAGTAGAAATTCTCCTAGCTGCTTTTGAGCGAGTAGCAGGAGAAATTCAAAATTCAAAATTCAAAATTCAAAAAGGGAATGATGAGAATGTTCAATCTAAAATTGAAATGATGTTAGTAGCTGGTTATTCTGGGGTGGGGAAATCAGCTTTAGTGCAAGAAATATATAAACCAATTACTGAAAAGCGTGGTTACTTTATAGCTGGGAAATTCGACCAGTTTCAGCGAAATATTCCTTACAGTGCGATCGTTAGTGCTTTGCGAGGATTGGTAGGGCAATTGCTCACAGAAAGCGAAGCTGAATTAGCAGTATGGCGAGAAAAATTACTAGCGGCTTTTGGTACGAACGGACAAGTAATTATTGATGTGATACCGGAAGTAGAATTAATTGTTGGTTCTCAGCCATCGGTGTCAGAATTAGCACCCACGGAAGCACAAAATCGATTTAATTTAGTATTCCAAAAATTTATCCGGGCTTTTTGTGATAAAGAACATCCTTTAGTCATATTTTTAGATGATTTGCAATGGGCTGATTCTGCCTCGCTGAAATTAATTGAATTAATGATGACCGATACTGATAGCGAATATTTGTTGTTAATTGGCGCTTATCGGGATAATGAAGTGAATCCAACTCATTTGTTAATGATGATGTTGGAAAAATTGCGAAAACAAGGAGCAATTGTTAACCAAATTACTTTACAACATTTGAAGTTAGAACATATTAGTCAATTAATTGCCGATACTTTATATAGTGAGTCTTCAAAAGTTGTTAGTCTAGCAGAATTAGTTTTTGATAAGACTGGCGGAAATCCTTTCTTTGTCAATGAATTTTTAAAGGTTCTTTATGCGGAAAACTTATTAAATTTTGATATTAATAGTTTAATTTGGCAATGGGATATCGAACAAATTAAGTCGAAGGAAATCACGGATAATGTGGTAGAATTGATGATTGGTAAATTGAAAAAATTGCCCGATCGCACTCAGCAAGTTTTAATGAAAGCTGCTTGTGTAGGCGGTAATTTTGACTTAGACACTCTGGCGATTATATGTGAAGAATCCACTTATGCAGTTTTCGATGATTTGCAGGCGGCAATTAAATCTGGATTGATTTTAACTACTTCGGAATTGAACGAAGAACTGCTAATTAGTCATTATAAATTTTTACACGATCGCATTCAACAAGCTGCTTATTGTTTGATTCCCGAACAAGACAAGCAAGCAATCCATTTTAAAATCGGTCAACTGTTATTAAATAGCGTTCCCCCAAACAAGCAAGAAGATAATATTTTCGACATTATCAATCAACTAAATTTTGGTATTTCATTAATTACTGAAGAATCTCAAAGAAATGAACTAGCTTTCCTAAATTTAATAGCTGGTAAAAAAGCCAAGGCAGCCGCTGCTTATCAAGCGGCTTTAAATTACTTACAAATTGGCATCAGTTTGTTAGCAGGAAATAGTTGGTTGACTCAGTATGAAATTACCCTTAATTTGTATGAATCGGCAGTAGAGACAGCATTCTTGAGTTGTGATTTTGAAGAAACCGATCGATTAGCTCAAGTAGTACATCAACAAGGAAAAATTTTACTAGACAAACTCAAAGTATTTGAGTACCAAATTCTGGCTCGGATGGTACAAACCAAAATTAAAGAAGCCGTGCAAATGGGATTAGAGATTGTTTCCCAATTAGGAGTAAAGTTTCCTTCTCAAATCAATCAATTTGATATTGATAGTAAGTTGTTAGAAACTAAATCTAAACTAACTAGTAAGCGGATCGAAGATTTAGTTAATTTACCGGAAATGACTGACAAAGAAAAGTTAGCAGCAGTGCATATTCTGGCAACTATCTACTCGCCTTGTTTTCAAGCAGCGCCGCAACTATTACCTTTGATAATTTGCGAACTAGTTAATTTATCTATTGAATATGGAAACGCTCCTTTGTCTACTTTTGGTTATGCTCTTTACGGGTTAGTTTTATGTGGAGTAGTGCAGGACTTAGATACTGGTTATCAATTTGGTAAATTAGCTTTGAATTTACTATCTAAGTTTAAAGCGGAAAACCTAAAAGCAAAAGTATTTGAGATATTTGAAGTACATATAAGACATTGGAAAGAGCCTCTCAAATTAACCTTACAGCCTTTGCAGGTGGGATATCATAGCGGACTGGAAAATGGGGATTTAGAATTTGCTGGCTATTGCACGATGTTACTATGCCATCATTTATATTTTGTTGGCAATGAGCTAACAGAATCAGAACGAGAAATTGCTAACTATGGTAAGGCGATCGCTCAACTTAAGCAAAAAACTAATTTGAGCCATATTGAAATTTATCGGCAGGCAATACTTAATTTGCTGGGTCATTCCGTGAATACTTGTTATTTACAAGGTGAAGCGTATAACGGAGAAGAATTACTGGCAAAGCATATCCAAGTTAATGACCGATCGGGAACTCATTATATATATTTGCACAAACTAATTCTTTGTTATTTATTTGAAGATTACCGACAAGCAGTAGAAAATGCTAACCTAGCAGAGCAATATCTAGATGGCATTACAGCGATGGTAGCTGTTACCGTATTTCATTTTTACGATTCTTTGGCGCGATTAGCTTTATATCCTGATGTTTCACCTGATGAGCAACAAGTAATTCTTGAAAAAGTGGCAGCTAATCAAGTCAAAATGGAAAAATGGGCGCATCATTCGCCAAGTAATTCTCAGCATAAATTTGATTTAGTAGAAGCAGAAAGAGCGAGAATTTTAGGTAATAATTGGCTGGCGATGGATTTGTACGATCGCGCTATTGCAGGAGCCGAAGCAAACGAGTATATCCAAGAAGAAGCGATCGCCAACGAACTAGCGGCTAAATTTTACCTGCAAACGGGAAAACGGAAAATTGCACAAGTATATACGATCGATGCTCACTATTGTTATAAACGCTGGGGAGCCAAGGCAAAAGTCGCGCATTTAGAAAAAAATTACGGTCAATTATTAACTGGTATTAAAACAACAATCCCCATTACAGAAATAGGTAAAGTAACTACTTACACTTCCACCGATGGTAATTCTGGAGAAAGTTTAGATTTGGCGACAGTAATTAAATCTTCTCAAGCTATATCTGGTGAAATTTTGCTAGATAAGCTATTAGAAAAATTGATGAAAATTTTGATTGAAAATGCGGGAGCAGAATTTGGCCATCTAATTTTACCCAATAAAGATAAGCTTTTCATAGAAGCCTCTGGATCGGTAAATTCCGATTGCATCCCGGTTTTACAATCAATTCCCATCGAAAATAATTTACCCGTATCAATTGTTAACTACGTAGTCCGCACCAAAGAAAACATAGTTTTAAATGATGCTGTTCGTAAGGGAAAATTCACCAGCGATCCTTATATTCAAAACCATCGTTCTAAGTCAATTTTGTGCGTACCTTTACTCAACCAAGGTAAACTGATTGCCATTGTTTATTTAGAAAATAATTTAACAGCTAAAGCTTTTACTGCTGATAGGTTAGAAACTCTCAAACTTTTATCTACTCAAGCAGCAATCTCTATTAACAATGCCAAACTTTATGCAGAAGTCAGAGAAAATGAGAATAGGCTGACTCAATTAATAGAAGCCGTCCCAGTTGGGTTATTTGTGACAGATAGTAATGGAAAACCTTATTATGTAAACTCTCGCGCTCAACAGTTACTTGGTAAAGGAATAGTAAACAATATATCTGTCGAGCAATTGAGAGAAGTTTATCAAATTTACCAAGCCGGAAGCGAACAATTTTATCCTCCCGAACGAGAACCTTTATTGCTTGCTTTAAAAGGTGAAACTATCAACGTTGATGATGTAGAAATAAAACAACCAGAGCGAGCTATTCCGATCGAAGTTTGGGCTAAACCAATTTATGATGAAATCGGAAATATCGCTTATGCGATCGTAGCTTTTACAGATATCACGGAACGCAAACAAGCACAGCAATTATTAGACGAATATAACCGTAATTTAGAACAGCAAGTGCAACAACGCACTCAAGAACTTTCGCTCGCACTCGAACACCTGAAAGCTACCCAACAAGAATTAATTCAGTCAGAAAAAATGGTGGCGTTAGGACAATTAATAGCCGGGATTGCCCATGAAATTAATACGCCTTTGGGTGCGATTCGCGCCTCGGCAGATAATAGTGCTAAAGCATTAGCAGAATCTCTTAATCAACTACCTCAAATCTATCAACAAATACCAGCAGAACAACAAGCAGAATTCTTTAAGTTAATTCACGCTGCCCTAGATAGTAAAAGTCAAATTACTACCCGTGAAAGACGCCAATTTAAGCGCACCTTAACCAATCAGTTGGAACATCATGGCATCGAGAATGCAAGAAGAATAGCCGACACTCTCACTGATATGGGTATTTATGAAGAGATTGAACCATTTTTACCATTAATTAAATCTCCAGAAGCAGATATACTTTTGCAATTAGCTTATAACTTGGTGCAACTGCAAAGTAATAGTAAAAACATATTGATGGCAGTTGAACGAGCCGCTAAAATTGTGTTTGCTCTTAAAAGTTATGCCAGGTATGACCATAGCGGTAATAAGCAACTAACTAATATTACAGATGGTATAGAGACAGTGTTGGAATTGTATCGCAATCAATTAAAACGGGGGGTAGAAGTAGTACGAAAATACGAACAAATATCACTGATTTTGTGCTATCCAGATGAATTGATGCAGGTGTGGACGAATTTGATTCATAATGCCATTCAAGCGATGAATTATCAAGGCGTGTTAAAGATTGAAATGTTCCAACAACCTGAAAAAATTGTGGTAAAAATTACCGATTCGGGGTGTGGTATTCCCGAAGAAATTAAAGAACGAATTTTTGAACCTTTCTTTACGACAAAACCACCAGGAGAGGGAAGCGGTTTAGGGTTGGATATTGTGAAGAAGATAATTGACAAACATGGGGGAGAAATCCAAGTAGATTCGGTTACTGGTAAAACTACTTTTAGCGTTTTTCTGCCAATTTATTAAACAATTAATTGATTGCTTATAATGAGAAAACGTCTTAATTTCCGTCAATGGTTGATGACCAAACAGCAAATTTTATTCATATTTTCATTACTATTTTTGCTGAGTTTGTGCTTTAGTTTAGTTTTAGGTTGCTGGTCATCAGAGCGAGTAAATAATTCTAATAATCAACTGAAAATTGCAGATATAACCGCGACAAAAGTGGTGCGGATTGGTCATCAACCTCACGGCACAATGCTATATTTAAAAGTTAGAGGTAATTTAGAAAAGCGCCTTTCCCCATTAGGTATTTCCGTGGAATGGACGCAATTTACCGCAGGCCCACCTATATTGGCTGCGATGGGAGAAGGAAAAATAGATATAGGTTATGGGGGGGTAGTGCCGCCAATTTTTGCACAAGCTAATGGCGTGCCTTTTGTTTATGTTGCGAATGATTCGCCTTCTCCGGAAAGCGTGGGTATTTTAGTTCGTGAAGATTCTCCGATTCGGACACTTGCTGACTTAAAAGGTAAAAAAATAACGGCTACTAAATCATCTGTAGCTCACTATATGTTAATTCAGGCTTTAATTAAAGCAGGTCTTACTCTCAAAGATGTGAGTTTTATAGATTTACCTCCACCAGAAGGACAGGTTGCATTTAAGCAAGGAAAAGTAGATGCTTGGATTGGGTGGCATCCTTTTTTAGCAGAATTACAGGAGAGTATGCCAGTTCGTGTATTGGCTGATGGTGAAGGTTTAACGAGCAATAGAAATTTTTATTTTGCTACGCGCGATTTTGCTAATAACCATGCCAATACTATCAAAATAATTATAGAAGAATCGCAGAATGTCGGTACTTGGGTGACCGAGCATCCGCAAGAAAGTGCAAAAATTTTAACTAATAGTATGAAGCTGAATTTAACAACGGCTTTTACTTTAACAAAAAACCGCCTCTATGAAGCACAGCCGATTCAAGATCGAGCGGTGGAAGAACAACAACGTGTTGCCGAAACTTTTTACCGATTGGGATTGTTGCCAAAGCGAATTTGGGTAGAAGATATCGTTTGGAAACGGGCGTTAGGTAAATGGGGTTCATTCCAATGAAGCAAACTAAGATAGGGAGTGGTAAACCGAAGAGTTGGTCAATTGCTAATCAACTTAGTTACGGTTTAGTTTTGATGGTGGTTGTCAGCGTAATGTTGACAGGCAGTACTTTAACTTATCTAAGTTTTCAAGAACAAATAAAGCAAACAAGGGAACTTCAGAAACAACGATCGCAAGTGGCGGCTAATAGAATTAGTGCTTATCTTGATAATTTACAACGCCAACTAAATTATTTGTCTGAATTAAAGGGATTAACGGATTTTTCTTCGTCAACTCAGCGCAGTATTTTAGAAGGATTGGTAAATAGTAATAGTGCTTATGAAATTGTGGGAATAGTTAACGATAAAAGTCAAATTACTCAAGTTATGTCTCCCTACGAACCCGTATCTCCTTCTAACTTTTCTTTGGGAGAAATATCCACGGGTATAATCCAGTTTTTACAGACATTTAGAAACGGGCAAAATTATGTAAGTAGTGTGGAATTTGATGGTAAAAATAAGTTAATGTTTGCGGCTTTGGCTGTACCAATCCGCAATCAAAAAAATCAGATCGATGGCGTTCTTTTTGCCAAAATCAATCTGGATTTTCTAGCTCATATTATTAACAGTACCGAAGTTGGTAAAACTGGTTATAGTTATGTTATAGACGATCGCTTAGTGCTAATAGGTAAAAAAGATATTAGTTCTAATAATTTTGGTTTAGCGGAACTCAAAAATCGTTCTTATATTAAAGATTTAGTTAAGTCAGCGCTCTCTCCAGAAAGCCAAGCGGTAATTACTTATCAAGGATTGAATGGGAAAGAAGTTATAGGAACTGCTACTTTAGTACGTCGGGTGCAGTGGATGGTAGTAGTAGAACTTCCTACATCGGAAGTTTACGCACCCGTCCGATCGATGATGGTGGTAATGGGTGGGGCGACTGTAATTAGCACTGCGATCGCAATTTTTTTAGGGATTATTTTTTCCAAAAGAATTACTTCTCCCCTCCAATCGCTTACAGAAGCGGCATTTAGAATAAGTCGCAAAGAATTAAACAGTCGAGTTAATATTACTTCTACCAATGAATTAGGGGAATTAGCTAACTCTTTTAATCTGATGGCAGAGCAATTACAAGCTTCGTTTCAAGAATTAAAAAATAGGCAGCAACAACTCGCCCAATTTTTGGAAGCTATCCCGATCGGTGTGTTTATTACCGATGCTCAAGGTAAACCATTTTATATAAATTCTCGGACTCAAGAATTACTTGGTAAAGGAATAGTTGAAGAAGTTAAAGTCGAACAATTAAGAGATATTTATCAAGCCTATTTAGCAGGAAGCGATCGACTATATCCCAGCGAACGCAATCCAGTAATTCTGGCTTTGCAAGGAAAAAGCGTTAATATTGACGATATGGAAATTCGCCAATCAAATAAAGTCATTCCCATTGAAGTGTGGGGAACGCCAATTTATGACGCACAGGGCAATATTGCTTATGCGATCGCAGCCTTTGCAGACATTACCGAACGCAAACAAGCACAGCAATTATTAGCCGAATATAACCGCACCTTAGAAAGACAAGTGCAACAGAGAACTCAAGAACTTTCCCAAGCATTAGAACATTTGAAAACTACTCAAGAAGAGTTAATTCAATCGGAAAAAATGGCGGCGTTAGGACAATTAATTGCCGGAATTGCTCACGAAGTTAATACCCCATTAGGTGCAATTCGCGCCTCGGCAGATAATAGCGCCAAAGCATTAACAGAATCTCTGCGCCAATTACCGCAAATCTATCAACAATTATCTCCAGAAGAATTAGCTAGTTTCTTTCAATTAATTAAAATAGGGACTGATAACAAAGATGAATTAAGTACTCGCGATAAAAGGCAACTTAAAAGAAGTTTAACCAAACAATTAGAAGAGAATGACATTGAAAACGCTAGAAGAATAGCTGACACATTAACTGACATCGGTATTGGCGAACAAATCGAACATTTTTTACCATTAATGCAATCGAAACAAGCAGATTTAGTTTTGCAATTAGCTTATAATCTCGTGCAACTGCAAAATAATAGTAAAAACATTTTAACTTCTGTCGAACGAGCCGCCAAAATTGTATTTGCTCTCAAAAATTATGCCCGTTATGACAATACGGGAGTTAAGCAGCTTGCCGATATTACTAACAGTATCGAAACCGTATTAGAACTGTATCGAAATCAGTTAAAGCGAGGAGTGGAAGTAGAGCGAAAATATCAACAAATAGCACCGATTCTATGTTATCCAGATGAATTGATGCAAGTGTGGACGAATTTGATTTATAATGCCATTCAAGCGATGAATTACAAAGGAACATTAATAGTTAGTGCTTTTGCTAACTCTGATGGGATTGCAGTACAATTTACAGACTCAGGATGTGGTATTCCACCAGAAAATAAAGACAGAATTTTTGAACCTTTCTTTACCACTAAGCCACCGGGAGAGGGCAGCGGTTTAGGACTAGATATTGTCAAGAAAATAGTTAACAAACATGAAGGGCGAATTGAGGTAGACAGCGTACCGGGGCGTACTACTTTCACCGTTTGGTTACCTGCTAACTTGACTTGACAGAGTTGTTGCACAAAACTAGAAGTAGTATAGGCAAATCGCCTAACAATTTCCTTGACTAAATAAAAATTCATAATTGTTCATTACGCAAAACAGGTTAATCATGTCAAATACAGCTATTTTATGTGTCGATGATGAAAAAGTGATTTTAGAAAGTCTTAAAGAGCAGTTAAAAAGGAAATTTGGCAATCAATACTTATATGAGACTGCTGAAAGTGCTGAGGAAGCTTGGGAAATTATTGAGGAATTACATGATGAGGATATCAAAGTTTTAGTGATTGTTTCTGATTGGTTGATGCCGGAAATTAAAGGGGATGAATTTTTGATTAAAGTTCATCACAAATTTCCGCAAATCGTGACCGTGATGCTGACAGGTCAGGCCGATGAAGATGCCGTCGAACGAGCCAAAAGAGAAGCTAATTTGTATTGTTGCTTGCGAAAGCCTTGGTCAGAAGATGAATTGGCTAAAATAATTACTTCTTCGTTGGCATAAGTTTATGAATGAACTCGCAATTTTATGCGTTGATGATGAACCTGTCATTTTAAATAGTCTGACTCAACAGCTTAAGCGTAATTTGGGTAATGACTATGAAATTGAAGCTGCTCAAAGCGGGCTAGAAGCTTTAGAAATTATTGAAGAAGTCCTATCAGATGGTATGGAAATTGCTTTAATAATTTCCGACCAAATTATGCCAGGAATGAAAGGGGACGAATTGCTGATTGCCATTCATAATCGTTATCCTCAAATATTAAAAATTATGTTGACGGGACAAGCCGATGCCCAAGCAGTTGGCAATGCAGTTAATGCGGCTAATTTATATCGTTATATCACCAAGCCTTGGCATGAAACTGATTTGATTTTAACCGTCAAAGAGGCTTTGCAGAGTTACAGTCAAAAGCAGCAATTGGCAGAACAAAATAAAGCTTTAAAGCAACTTAATTACCAACTAGAAAAATTAAATATCTCGTTGGAACAGAAAGTGGCTGAAAGGACTTTAGAATTGCAAAAAGCTAAAGAAACCGCTGAAATTGCTAA
Above is a genomic segment from Leptolyngbyaceae cyanobacterium containing:
- a CDS encoding DUF4351 domain-containing protein, producing the protein MLGLQLEETRVYREAKQEGRQEGRQEEVANLVIRLLLRRLGELSDDKRKRISNLPLSVLEDLSEELLDFNSLDDLSAWLEVN
- the pgeF gene encoding peptidoglycan editing factor PgeF translates to MISPQTTELGFGESSNHLWKWQSWEGLPYFTCSLLEAWPHGFFSQQFSPRSPAELVGVLQGEAEVYRVKQVHGNAVLSAGEIAREMAKPDIDSFPEADGIVTEQEKQAVWVCTADCTPVLIGDEKTGRVAAIHAGWRGTAQKIVPVAIERLLLRGSRLEDLRVAMGPAIAGAVYQVSLDVATEVGASILPPKEKQEEILLALQELPNSPILPDPEAGKVRLDVRKVNELQLAQMGISSEQIAISPHCTYQQSEYFFSYRRDGLKKVQWSGIVSQ
- a CDS encoding biotin--[acetyl-CoA-carboxylase] ligase — translated: MEFDRQLFAAALESLRCQATAKQKSNNSNGENKQLAFSLHLFETLPSTNQKLWELLDQGATSGTVAIAIEQKTGRGQWGRQWHSPPGGLYLSLALAPHLPAEHAPQLTICGAWGIGTILREYDLPVWLKWPNDIVLSERKLGGILTETRVKQGCITKAVVGVGINLNNPVPENGINLQTFLLNNPSPLLSLEMLAAVILQGLASGYQYWQQHGINNLLPSYQNLLINIGQKVEIEGNPATVVGVSANGDLRVRLLPKGSEPPLEISLQPGTISLGYG